The Ralstonia pickettii DTP0602 genome segment TGTGCTGCAGCATCGATCGACTCAGAGACAATATCGAAGTTTCAAATTTCTGCATACTCAATGCGTTACCAACACGTCATTAAGAAAAAGTTTCCGCAGCATCGAGCCGGATTCCTTTCTGATCCTTCTTCGCCAAGATCGGGGGACCGGAAAGCGGCCAATCGATCGCAAGCGCTGCGTCGTTCCATAGTAGGCTACGCTCGTACTCGGGGTACCAGTAGTCCGTCGTTTTGTACAGGACATCCGCAGAATCCGAAGTCACCACAAAGCCATGCGCGAAACCCTCGGGCACCCACAATTGACGCTTGCTTGCTTCCGACAGCGTCACCCCCACCCATTTACCAAAGTTTGGGGAGCTTTTACGCAGATCGACCGCAACGTCGAAGATTTCGCCAGCAGTTACACGAAGCAATTTTCCTTGCGGCTTCTGAATCTGATAATGCAGCCCGCGCAGCACCCCGCGGACGGAACGCGAATGATTGTCCTGCACGAAGGTCCGGCGAATTCCGGTAGCTTCTTCAAAAATCTTGGCATTGAAACTTTCCATGAAGAAACCCCGCTCGTCCCCGAATACCTTCGGCTCAAGAATTAAAACCTCGGGCAGGGCGGTCTGTATAACAGTGAGAGTCATTTGACGCTACCCGAAATGATTTGCTGCAGGTATTTGCCATAGCCACTCTTGCAGAGCGGCGTTGCGAGCTCCGCCACTTGCTCCGCGCTGATCCACTTGCTGCGATAAGCGATCTCTTCCGGGCATGCCACCATCAGGCCTTGCCGATTCTGCAGCGTCGCAATGAAGCTAGCGGCTTCGAGCAAAGAGTCATGAGTACCAGTGTCGAGCCATGCGTACCCCCGCCCCATGATCTCCACTTCCAGTTGTGCGGCCTCCAGG includes the following:
- a CDS encoding dTDP-4-dehydrorhamnose 3,5-epimerase (K01790: rfbC; dTDP-4-dehydrorhamnose 3,5-epimerase [EC:5.1.3.13]), yielding MTLTVIQTALPEVLILEPKVFGDERGFFMESFNAKIFEEATGIRRTFVQDNHSRSVRGVLRGLHYQIQKPQGKLLRVTAGEIFDVAVDLRKSSPNFGKWVGVTLSEASKRQLWVPEGFAHGFVVTSDSADVLYKTTDYWYPEYERSLLWNDAALAIDWPLSGPPILAKKDQKGIRLDAAETFS